Proteins encoded in a region of the Penaeus vannamei isolate JL-2024 chromosome 30, ASM4276789v1, whole genome shotgun sequence genome:
- the Rox8 gene encoding nucleolysin TIAR isoform X1, which produces MGEEIFVSHKGKRCNLEPFSQSGSNARRGMAAAAELAGNSAYGTADSHDKETRRAVTSREMEREVACPMPWRDTIPDAPSSHSDSTMAHSEQNRTLYVGNLDSSVTEELIMMLFGQLGEVRSCKMFREPTTDPYCFVEFNDHMTALNAITMMNDKMLQTRKMRVDWATGQGNKNKYTKVDTSRHHHVYVGDLSPEIDEQALREAFQVFGEISDCKVVKDPQSFKSRGYGFVVFVKKMDAETSISAMNGQWLGRKMIKTRWATRKPANTPNENKPEQKKLNYEEVYNQTTPTNTTVFCGGLKQDISEEMLHKSFQPHGQIEKIKIFKEKGYAFIKYTTKESACQAIVELHNSNLNGQIIRCSWGKDTGADQATNPAQEANGAQPSLTNYSNGQGFTNQMGQMGYWQYYPQQMPYNQMGYNQYPYGYQPNPSYMWMGWGQQGWGQPGQQPPPAPQQGQPQQ; this is translated from the exons ctagctggcaattcTGCCTACGGCACAGCTGACAGCCACGACAAAGAGACAAGGCGGGCAGTCACTtcgagagagatggagcgagaggTTGCATGTCCCATGCCTTGGCGCGACACCATCCCTGATGCGCCCTCATCACACA GTGACAGCACCATGGCACACTCAGAGCAGAACAGGACGTTGTACGTGGGCAACCTGGACAGTTCGGTCACCGAGGAGCTCATCATGATGCTGTTTGGCCAGCTGGGTGAGGTCCGCAGTTGCAAGATGTTCCGCGAGCCCACCACTGACCCCTATTGCTTTGTAGAATTCAATGATCACATGACTGCACTCAATGCAATTACAATGATGAATGATAAAATGCTGCAGACTCGAAAGATGCGAGTTGATTGGGCAACTGGCCAGGGAAACAAGAACAAGTACACCAAGGTAGACACCAGTAGGCATCATCACGTATATGTTGGAGATCTCAGCCCAGAAATAGACGAGCAAGCGCTTAGAGAAGCTTTTCAAGTGTTCGGTGAAATTTCAGACTGCAAGGTGGTTAAGGATCCCCAGAGCTTCAAGTCTCGAGGTTatggttttgttgtgtttgtgaagAAGATGGATGCAGAGACAAGTATCAGTGCAATGAACGGCCAGTGGCTTGGCCGAAAAATGATCAAAACACGCTGGGCTACAAGAAAACCTGCCAACACTCCAAATGAAAATAAACCTGAGCAGAAGAAGTTGAATTATGAAGAAGTTTATAACCAGACAACACCAACAAATACCACTGTTTTTTGTGGCGGCTTGAAACAAGATATTTCGGAAGAGATGTTACATAAATCCTTCCAGCCTCATGGCCAAATTGAAAAGATAAAGATTTTTAAAGAAAAAGGTTATGCTTTTATAAAGTACACAACTAAAGAAAGTGCTTGCCAGGCTATTGTTGAATTGCATAATTCAAACTTGAATGGACAGATAATTAGGTGCTCCTGGGGCAAGGACACTGGGGCTGACCAGGCCACCAACCCAGCTCAGGAGGCCAATGGGGCTCAACCGAGCCTCACAAACTACTCTAATGGCCAAGGATTCACCAACCAAATGGGACAGATGGGCTATTGGCAATATTATCCGCAGCAGATGCCTTACAACCAGATGGGTTACAACCAGTACCCATATGGTTACCAGCCTAATCCTAGCTACATGTGGATGGGTTGGGGCCAGCAGGGCTGGGGACAACCTGGGCAGCAGCCCCCCCCAGCACCTCAGCAGGGCCAGCCCCAACAGTGA
- the Rox8 gene encoding nucleolysin TIAR isoform X2 has translation MEREVACPMPWRDTIPDAPSSHSDSTMAHSEQNRTLYVGNLDSSVTEELIMMLFGQLGEVRSCKMFREPTTDPYCFVEFNDHMTALNAITMMNDKMLQTRKMRVDWATGQGNKNKYTKVDTSRHHHVYVGDLSPEIDEQALREAFQVFGEISDCKVVKDPQSFKSRGYGFVVFVKKMDAETSISAMNGQWLGRKMIKTRWATRKPANTPNENKPEQKKLNYEEVYNQTTPTNTTVFCGGLKQDISEEMLHKSFQPHGQIEKIKIFKEKGYAFIKYTTKESACQAIVELHNSNLNGQIIRCSWGKDTGADQATNPAQEANGAQPSLTNYSNGQGFTNQMGQMGYWQYYPQQMPYNQMGYNQYPYGYQPNPSYMWMGWGQQGWGQPGQQPPPAPQQGQPQQ, from the exons atggagcgagaggTTGCATGTCCCATGCCTTGGCGCGACACCATCCCTGATGCGCCCTCATCACACA GTGACAGCACCATGGCACACTCAGAGCAGAACAGGACGTTGTACGTGGGCAACCTGGACAGTTCGGTCACCGAGGAGCTCATCATGATGCTGTTTGGCCAGCTGGGTGAGGTCCGCAGTTGCAAGATGTTCCGCGAGCCCACCACTGACCCCTATTGCTTTGTAGAATTCAATGATCACATGACTGCACTCAATGCAATTACAATGATGAATGATAAAATGCTGCAGACTCGAAAGATGCGAGTTGATTGGGCAACTGGCCAGGGAAACAAGAACAAGTACACCAAGGTAGACACCAGTAGGCATCATCACGTATATGTTGGAGATCTCAGCCCAGAAATAGACGAGCAAGCGCTTAGAGAAGCTTTTCAAGTGTTCGGTGAAATTTCAGACTGCAAGGTGGTTAAGGATCCCCAGAGCTTCAAGTCTCGAGGTTatggttttgttgtgtttgtgaagAAGATGGATGCAGAGACAAGTATCAGTGCAATGAACGGCCAGTGGCTTGGCCGAAAAATGATCAAAACACGCTGGGCTACAAGAAAACCTGCCAACACTCCAAATGAAAATAAACCTGAGCAGAAGAAGTTGAATTATGAAGAAGTTTATAACCAGACAACACCAACAAATACCACTGTTTTTTGTGGCGGCTTGAAACAAGATATTTCGGAAGAGATGTTACATAAATCCTTCCAGCCTCATGGCCAAATTGAAAAGATAAAGATTTTTAAAGAAAAAGGTTATGCTTTTATAAAGTACACAACTAAAGAAAGTGCTTGCCAGGCTATTGTTGAATTGCATAATTCAAACTTGAATGGACAGATAATTAGGTGCTCCTGGGGCAAGGACACTGGGGCTGACCAGGCCACCAACCCAGCTCAGGAGGCCAATGGGGCTCAACCGAGCCTCACAAACTACTCTAATGGCCAAGGATTCACCAACCAAATGGGACAGATGGGCTATTGGCAATATTATCCGCAGCAGATGCCTTACAACCAGATGGGTTACAACCAGTACCCATATGGTTACCAGCCTAATCCTAGCTACATGTGGATGGGTTGGGGCCAGCAGGGCTGGGGACAACCTGGGCAGCAGCCCCCCCCAGCACCTCAGCAGGGCCAGCCCCAACAGTGA
- the Rox8 gene encoding nucleolysin TIAR isoform X3 has translation MAHSEQNRTLYVGNLDSSVTEELIMMLFGQLGEVRSCKMFREPTTDPYCFVEFNDHMTALNAITMMNDKMLQTRKMRVDWATGQGNKNKYTKVDTSRHHHVYVGDLSPEIDEQALREAFQVFGEISDCKVVKDPQSFKSRGYGFVVFVKKMDAETSISAMNGQWLGRKMIKTRWATRKPANTPNENKPEQKKLNYEEVYNQTTPTNTTVFCGGLKQDISEEMLHKSFQPHGQIEKIKIFKEKGYAFIKYTTKESACQAIVELHNSNLNGQIIRCSWGKDTGADQATNPAQEANGAQPSLTNYSNGQGFTNQMGQMGYWQYYPQQMPYNQMGYNQYPYGYQPNPSYMWMGWGQQGWGQPGQQPPPAPQQGQPQQ, from the coding sequence ATGGCACACTCAGAGCAGAACAGGACGTTGTACGTGGGCAACCTGGACAGTTCGGTCACCGAGGAGCTCATCATGATGCTGTTTGGCCAGCTGGGTGAGGTCCGCAGTTGCAAGATGTTCCGCGAGCCCACCACTGACCCCTATTGCTTTGTAGAATTCAATGATCACATGACTGCACTCAATGCAATTACAATGATGAATGATAAAATGCTGCAGACTCGAAAGATGCGAGTTGATTGGGCAACTGGCCAGGGAAACAAGAACAAGTACACCAAGGTAGACACCAGTAGGCATCATCACGTATATGTTGGAGATCTCAGCCCAGAAATAGACGAGCAAGCGCTTAGAGAAGCTTTTCAAGTGTTCGGTGAAATTTCAGACTGCAAGGTGGTTAAGGATCCCCAGAGCTTCAAGTCTCGAGGTTatggttttgttgtgtttgtgaagAAGATGGATGCAGAGACAAGTATCAGTGCAATGAACGGCCAGTGGCTTGGCCGAAAAATGATCAAAACACGCTGGGCTACAAGAAAACCTGCCAACACTCCAAATGAAAATAAACCTGAGCAGAAGAAGTTGAATTATGAAGAAGTTTATAACCAGACAACACCAACAAATACCACTGTTTTTTGTGGCGGCTTGAAACAAGATATTTCGGAAGAGATGTTACATAAATCCTTCCAGCCTCATGGCCAAATTGAAAAGATAAAGATTTTTAAAGAAAAAGGTTATGCTTTTATAAAGTACACAACTAAAGAAAGTGCTTGCCAGGCTATTGTTGAATTGCATAATTCAAACTTGAATGGACAGATAATTAGGTGCTCCTGGGGCAAGGACACTGGGGCTGACCAGGCCACCAACCCAGCTCAGGAGGCCAATGGGGCTCAACCGAGCCTCACAAACTACTCTAATGGCCAAGGATTCACCAACCAAATGGGACAGATGGGCTATTGGCAATATTATCCGCAGCAGATGCCTTACAACCAGATGGGTTACAACCAGTACCCATATGGTTACCAGCCTAATCCTAGCTACATGTGGATGGGTTGGGGCCAGCAGGGCTGGGGACAACCTGGGCAGCAGCCCCCCCCAGCACCTCAGCAGGGCCAGCCCCAACAGTGA